The following is a genomic window from Xiphophorus couchianus chromosome 5, X_couchianus-1.0, whole genome shotgun sequence.
CGAGAACGGAAACCCGCTCGTGTTTGATCCATTTTTCTCATTGAACCCTAAAGATCCGGTGGGAAGCTGCGGTCCGGTTAGCCTGCGGAGCTTCAAACCcggaggagaagaagaaccgGAACCTTGACGGTAGCCTTGTCGGTGGAGAGCCTAGCGGaggttaaaaatatttccacctCGCGTCTGTTGGGGGGTTTGGGAGGGGGCAGCCCGTCGATAACATGTCAGCCGCGCAGAACGAGTCGAGAAAGCGGAGCAAGAAGCGCTACGTGTCCGGTCAGCAGGGCAAGCGGTGGAAGGGCTCCCGGGAGCTGGAGGTGGGAATGCAGGGGATCCTCATCACCTGCAACATGAACGAGAGAAAGTGCACCGCGGAGGCCTTCAACCTGCTCAACGAGTACGCGGACAAGCTCTACGGACCAGAGAAGGTCAGACTAGCTGTGGTGAATCGTTTTAGTTCGGTTTGCTACTAAAGAAAGCGAAACTGCACGTTCAAATGCTCGGTCCCTGTTGCGTGCTCTCCCTCTGCTGGTGAGCTAACAACACGGCTGGCTGTTTATTCTCCCCCCCGGGCTGAACCAGATCAGACTTGATTAGAAAATCCTTTAAACGGGGATCCAGTTCAGTCCACTTTTCTATTCCCTGATGCTGCTATTGTttcttttgaggtttttcaACACCTGCTTGTACAAATGATCAGGtcaaatgaaatgtaattttagtAAATTTGTACGAAATGAATCTCAATATATATTATAAGTGTTTTTCTGTcgattttgatgattatggttccattaaaaaaaatgactggaaagttgagtggaaggaaaaagtgttcACTCTTGAAGagtgatttcattttccagcagggcTGTTCCCCTACGCCAACTGCCCAATGCGTCAAAAGCTGGTTCGGTGACCATGGTATCTGTAGCTGTgtttacaaatgtgcacaaatctttgtcaaTACTTTGCcaatgttgaaagaaaaaaaacataattttgctaTTGCGGCGTTAccattaaattagaaatgaaattaaaatcacgttTATAAGCTTGTTCATGCGCTAAGTCACTATAAATCATGGCAGcgatggatgtaaacagttacatgtgatatattcataatttaacCATCGGAGGAAACATCGGTGTCTTAGTCAGGCGTTGGAGCGACAAACTCCTTGTACTTGGGAGTGGCTGCATATGCAGctttttggggaaattgtagttagtaattttacagaagagttatggCTTCAACACGTTGGAATGAGAGAGTTTTCATGAACTGTGCGATGCAGTGGTGGAGTCAGAtgcacattgtctgaaaaacgaaaaaaaaaaacaactacttcctgtcttctttgtggtttctgccagtagtgacatccggctgttgatcacgtgacacCTGTGAGCAACACTttgcgaaaaaagtgtttccatttcagtGAAGGATATTTTGCCAAAGTTTGAAAGgccgtttttttgttttacacagaTAAAGTAATGAATAAGACAGATTATTTCAGCCTGAACAAAGTTTCACTCTCAACTTGCAGCTTCAGAACAAcaaaggaagcagcagcagtgagGAAGAAGAAGCCGAAGAAGAAGATGTAGACGTGGCGTTGAAGAAGGAAGTCGCACAGCTTCAGTCGTCTGCAGGCAAACGGGAGAGGCGCTTCCAGGCCCTGGAGAGCGGCGCTAACAATGTCATCTTCATCAGAACTCACAATCTGGGTATGCTTTCTATAAACGGTGaacgtttgttttattttagattttagaagGGTTTTTAATgggactttttattttccttttacagaACCTGACAAATTGGTTCATCACATTCTGTCTGACCTCCACTCCACCAAGAAAAAGAAGTCACGAGTGATCCTCCGGATGCTCCCAGTGAGAAGACGCCGTCAGCCCTAATCTGAATATATTGATTGTGGTAGAAGTTAGATGAAAGATGAAGAACAATTTCTGCACAGTTTTATGTTGGATATAAAGTCTGCcgtcatttgttctttttgtcatttgatttgttgtgtCTGATCTTTCGTTTTGTCTGCTACAGGTAACGGGAACGTGCAAGGCGTTCCAGGAAGACATGCTGAAATACCTGACTATCTTCTTAGAGCCCTGGTTCAGAACGCCACACAGTGCAACCTACCAGATTGCCTTCAAGGCCCGAAACAGCAGCCATAACAAGAGAGAGGAAATCATCAAATCCATCGCAGGTGCGTTCAGAGCCGCCGCGGCGTCTTGGAATCGGCAGTTTTCCGATTTTTAAAAACGAAAATTCTCTTTGGGTCTTTCCACCACCGCCGCCGCAGGCCTCGTTGGGAAGCTGAACCCGAAAAACAAGGTGGACCTGACTAACCCCGAGCTGACGATAATCGTGGAGGTCATCAAGGCCGTGTGCTGCGTCAGCGTGGCCAGAGACTATACGCTGTACAGGAAGTACAATGTTCAGGAAGTGGTAAAAGAGGACGCGGCCAAGACGAAAACCGACGCGAACGCGGCCGAACAGAGAGACGAGCACAACGGAGGGGAGGCGGAGAAGGACAAGGAGGAGGAAGCTGCACAAGATGAGGAGAAAACTGGAGCACAGAACGAAGAGCAGGAGGTTCATAAGGACGAAGGTGGCGGAGAATAAGAGCTCAGACTCAAAGAAATCAGCcagtttctttatgtttaagtgtgattttttttttttttttttaactgttaacAGTTGTGTAATACGACGAAGTATTAGGgccattctaaaaaaaaataaataaattattgtagTATTATGAGAATATAGTCATAGTATTACAACTTATGACTTCAATCTTGtaacatttcaactttattaTCATAAGATTTTATTCTCACAATACTACGACTTAATTCTCGTATGATTTTACTCTCATGATGTCTTTATtctcttaaatttgttttaaattgtcttAGCATGGCCCAAATATTCCGTCGTAATCAAAACGCCCTGGTTGTTAATagtctgaaaaataataatgcaacttaatgttttgggacattttttaaaaattaatatatgAAGACAAATGACAGACTTGTAAGCAACTTCACTGATGAGGGCAAGTGTCCAGTTTCTTGCAATGAAATGTTGCACCTTTGACccttttatattttgaatttcagTTTCTAATTTAGATCTTTTTACTCAGATAACTGCAGGTTGGGCCACATCACACGTAAACAGGAGGATTACATAATGGTACCTTTACAAATGTAGATTACAAGAATTACCCGTCTACCCTTTGTAGTTCTTTCTTAATTCTCAAATTAAAGTTCTGTGTTTGACTGgcttctttaatgtttttcttattttaaactcaaaagaagacaaagacaaacgcCGGGGCTTAAGTGAGATAAGAACGTATATGGACAAAATTAGTAGCCTTTCTTGCTAACAAGCCTAAGGTGATATTGGCATGAATGTAATCATTTAGCTGACATTGTCTGAATTCGACAGCATTACAATTTACTCGGTTTGTCAGGGGGGAACTGTCAGCTTTTGCTAGTTTTCTGCCATGTTTCTAACAGTCGGGCCGCGCTGCCCCACCCACAGGTGTAGAACTGGGGCCTGTGGGCGCACTTGAGTTGCGTTTAAAGGCGGCtcagaaaaacatgttgctaCATGATAGCTGATTAAACCGTTGTAACGGCTGAAAGGAAACACTTTCCACCAGAGCCGGcacaagcctccatggggccctacgcaaaatttggttttggggccgTCTAGTTCTGGTAAtaatgtggactggctgcaatcagcagtccgTCCACTAggtcattcacacacctgctaaaaacttattgcatctctggcagtgctgtttacattatatacatgtacagtataatataggatacatttatcgACCAGTCGATTTCTGGGTgctgatttccttcattttgggggATCATGATTGGCCGATACTTGCATGTGAAGATCATGATTGGCCGATTCTTACATGTGAAGATCATCTTATCCCCTGATCTTATCTTTGTCAGTAAAGGTTTATAAATCAGTCTCTGTCCTCGTCTGCTctacagtgagaggtttgactgacagacagaCCCACCAGATCAGGTCTGAACGTTTACAGTGAACAATATTCACCGCACTGTTGCTCcaaactcagtgactttcttgctacatttagcaacaagaaattcataccagccaaaatcaaaattggcaggtcaggctttttaaagaccAGTAACTGgggatcagccagaaaactgcaatcagtgcagccCAACACAgatatttatgatatttttttttgataaaataaatttctcttaagcattactccaatagctaaaaatgttatttataccaggtgagtctttctcccctgagaatgtggattggtactggactgattctgagccttcaaatgattttaacagaagtaacttagaaaaataatgtttgttttagcctcaaaatgattttgctcagcagcaaacagcaTATCCCCATCGATGAGCTTAGAGCAGCTCATCGATGTAGCAGCCATGTAGCCTGACATAAAAACATTCTGCTAGAcgatgtcaaacattgagaagttttaattattgttattaaacgTGATCAAACACGGCATTTTAaagccaaaaatacctcagaaatattcagagccgaccatgagaatcaactcatttaaagtttaaactcagtttcacacaaacacaaagacccgaGCATAAATGTTGGGCTGTTGAACTGAACCATTCCAGGTCGCCATCAAGCTCATTTTCTATTggcagctttacaaatcttttacattacattacattacattaccaagacacattttaaaaaaattctttatctttgcatttttctattcttcctctttcttttctccctccccgaaggataagtccttttctgggacattgttttgcttacttAACTTCTGACCGGAGCTTTGGACGTTTGGACGCTCTCTGCACGGCAGCTCATGTAACAAGCGtgcggtacctaccgcggccaccgggggcccccaagagcattttcttttctttttatctataaaataataatttctacatacattatcaaatatatattattgtaaaaacaaatcagttcatagtgaaattgtgtctttttgatattataatgacagaattattactaaaaaaaccataaaaaaaataagctccACTGAGGGGGCTCCTTAGTGGCCCTGGGgccctaagcggctgcttagtttgcttatgccttagGCCGGCCCTGCTTTCCGCCCATGCTGCCAGGGTCACGAATTCTTTGAAATACTACGGCATGTGGAATAAAACTCTTAACTCTAGCAGTGAAACTAAAAATAGTTTGTCAGCAAGTCTTTCAGCTGGATAATGACCCAAGCCCTAAGGCCAAATCAGCACATTGTTTACTGGCAGCATATCAACCTGCTCTCATGGCGACCTCAGTCCCCTAAAGGCAAAATGCTCTCCCAGTGGCAAACAAGCCGCCTGGGCAAAGTGTTGACAGCAGGGGTAAAGAGAATTGggattttggtttaaaaaaaccaaaaacaattctACTTCCTTCCTCAGGTTTTTCTCCACATCCTCACCAGGGTTGTCAATGTGCACAGCACAGTATCTAAATTCCAGTTTGATCAGTAATTCCGCTTTACCCCACAAGATGGCTTTAGCgtctcatttcttttaaaaacaatactcTGTGAATACCTCTTGGCTCTAAAGCCTATATTTTGTGCTGACAGTCTAGGTGGGCTACTGCAAAGACTGGTCTATTGAATTTAGTAAGGCTAAAAACTAACCAACTAAGTAGGcaaattagcaaaaaataaagtcaatttatttatttcttctgaaCATCATAAATCTGTActagaacaataaaaaacaacctcTCAAGTCTAAATTGAAGAGTTTGGATTAAGTCATTATATGTGAAGTGACAATTGATAGATGAGGATGATTATGATAATGTCTTTTttgacaataataaaaataaaaaaaagcggTCATTGGGTGCACACCCCACACACCAGTACATCGTGAGCAACAgtggacaaaaataacaatgcaGACACACATTTTCAACTAAGTGCTTCTACCActgagagaaggcagaggagcccGATTATTTCACAGAATATCTGTCTCACactatactgtcatgacatagtgacagtttagAGAAAtacgtaaaaaaataaataaagatccTTCATAAAAGTTGTTATTGTCATAATGGGGTACATATGTGTAGAAGTTTGTGGAAAGAGATTAATTGAATACAATTTGGAACAAGGCTTTAacttaaaatgtagaaaaagtgaagctctgtctgtgtgtgaatgCTTTCTGGAGGCACTCTATGGATATTTAGGGCTGCACAATGTCAAAAATCATCAAATTGCAACACTGTTTCATATGACAATTAACCTTAATTTTCCTAAAATCATATCTGTCTTTCTTATCGATGCAATTTCCCCGTTTTCTGTGGCTGTTATGTTGAGCAGTTAGACACCTTTCCTCTGACCCGCTGTTATTGGAATATGGAAAGAGCATTCATGCTTATAGTTTATAACTCTTGCTTGAGTCATTTCTCACTCTTGTCTCTTATGTCTTGTGGCTTTTAATattacatgcaaataaaaataatcaagccAAGCATTTCCAGTCACAGTGTTGCAAACATTAATATTCCATTTGACATATTGTGCAGCTCTGTTACTGTATAtatgattcagattttttttttttgctaaaactgATGACTTATATAACATAACTATGAGgcaaacaatgtttttcattgATATATTTTAGCAAAACAATTATCTCAGGAGTCTTGGA
Proteins encoded in this region:
- the thumpd1 gene encoding THUMP domain-containing protein 1 — its product is MSAAQNESRKRSKKRYVSGQQGKRWKGSRELEVGMQGILITCNMNERKCTAEAFNLLNEYADKLYGPEKLQNNKGSSSSEEEEAEEEDVDVALKKEVAQLQSSAGKRERRFQALESGANNVIFIRTHNLEPDKLVHHILSDLHSTKKKKSRVILRMLPVTGTCKAFQEDMLKYLTIFLEPWFRTPHSATYQIAFKARNSSHNKREEIIKSIAGLVGKLNPKNKVDLTNPELTIIVEVIKAVCCVSVARDYTLYRKYNVQEVVKEDAAKTKTDANAAEQRDEHNGGEAEKDKEEEAAQDEEKTGAQNEEQEVHKDEGGGE